Proteins encoded by one window of Pseudomonas tructae:
- a CDS encoding S9 family peptidase, producing the protein MSADATAPRAPIAHKADGADPYAWLQQRDTPEVLAYLNAENAYQEAQLAAQAPLREQLFEEIKARILETDLSLPSPWGPYLYYTRTTAGDEYARHYRCPRPADDSNTVDESREELLLDPNALANGGFLSLGAFSISPDHQRLAYSLDTSGDEIYTLYVKELASGAIEQLPFEDCDGSMTWANDNQTLFFAELDDTHRPHKLLRHRLGSGSVEAVYEEADGRFFLHCYRASSERQLILLLNSKTTSEAWVLDAEHPEQAFTCLAPRVEDHEYYPDHGQLDGQWRWFIRSNQDGINFALYQADADGVPTREQWQLLVAHRDTVMLEGLTLNASALTLSLREGGLPIIEVRPQGQPSYRVELPDAAYSLYVQDSLEFVSTRIRLRYQSLNRPAQVRQLELANGAQQVLKQTPVLGPFDPDAYVSQRLWATAADGTQVPISLVQRRADLGKPVPLYLYGYGAYGESLDPWFSHARLSLLDRGVAFAIAHVRGGGELGEAWYRAGKQEHKHNTFGDFIACAEHLIAQGVTCADQLAISGGSAGGLLIGAVLNQRPELFKAAIAEVPFVDVLNTMLDPELPLTVTEYDEWGNPQEPEVYARIKAYAPYENVRAQAYPALLVIAGYNDSRVQYWEAAKWVARLRVTKTDANLLLLKTEMGAGHGGMSGRYQGLRDVALEYAFVFNVLGVV; encoded by the coding sequence ATGTCCGCAGACGCCACCGCTCCCCGCGCCCCGATTGCCCACAAGGCCGATGGTGCCGATCCCTATGCCTGGCTGCAGCAACGCGATACCCCCGAGGTACTGGCTTACCTGAACGCCGAGAACGCATACCAGGAGGCGCAACTGGCCGCTCAGGCGCCGCTGCGCGAACAGTTGTTCGAAGAGATCAAGGCGCGCATCCTCGAAACCGACCTGTCGCTGCCCTCGCCCTGGGGCCCGTACTTGTATTACACCCGCACCACCGCCGGTGACGAGTACGCCCGGCATTACCGCTGCCCACGCCCGGCCGACGACTCCAACACGGTCGATGAAAGCCGCGAAGAGCTGCTGCTTGACCCCAACGCGTTGGCCAACGGGGGGTTCCTGTCCCTGGGCGCCTTCAGCATCAGCCCTGACCACCAACGCCTGGCCTACAGCCTGGATACCAGCGGCGACGAAATCTACACCCTGTACGTCAAGGAGCTGGCCAGCGGCGCCATCGAGCAGCTGCCGTTCGAGGACTGCGACGGCAGCATGACCTGGGCCAACGACAACCAGACGCTGTTCTTCGCCGAACTGGACGACACCCATCGCCCGCACAAGCTGCTGCGCCATCGCCTGGGCAGCGGCAGTGTCGAGGCGGTCTATGAAGAGGCCGACGGCCGCTTCTTTCTGCACTGCTACCGCGCCAGCTCCGAGCGCCAACTGATCCTGCTGCTCAACAGCAAGACCACCAGCGAAGCCTGGGTACTCGACGCCGAACACCCCGAGCAGGCCTTCACCTGCCTGGCACCACGGGTCGAAGACCACGAGTACTACCCGGACCATGGCCAGCTTGATGGCCAGTGGCGCTGGTTCATCCGCAGCAACCAGGACGGCATCAACTTCGCTCTGTACCAGGCCGACGCCGATGGCGTGCCGACCCGCGAGCAATGGCAACTGCTGGTGGCCCATCGCGACACGGTGATGCTCGAAGGCCTGACCCTCAATGCCAGCGCCCTGACCCTGAGCCTGCGCGAAGGCGGCCTGCCGATCATCGAGGTACGCCCGCAAGGCCAGCCGAGCTATCGCGTGGAACTGCCGGACGCCGCCTACAGCCTGTACGTGCAAGACAGCCTGGAATTCGTCAGTACGCGCATTCGCCTGCGCTACCAGTCGCTCAACCGTCCGGCCCAGGTGCGTCAGCTGGAACTGGCCAACGGTGCCCAGCAAGTGCTCAAGCAAACCCCGGTGCTTGGCCCGTTCGACCCGGACGCCTATGTCAGCCAGCGCCTGTGGGCCACCGCCGCCGATGGCACCCAGGTGCCGATCAGCCTGGTGCAGCGCCGCGCCGATCTCGGCAAGCCGGTGCCGCTGTATCTCTACGGCTACGGCGCCTATGGCGAAAGCCTCGACCCGTGGTTCTCCCATGCCCGCCTGAGCCTGCTCGACCGCGGCGTGGCCTTTGCCATCGCCCACGTGCGTGGCGGCGGTGAACTGGGGGAAGCCTGGTACCGCGCTGGCAAGCAGGAGCACAAGCACAACACCTTTGGCGACTTCATTGCCTGCGCCGAACACCTGATCGCCCAGGGCGTGACCTGCGCCGACCAGTTGGCGATCAGCGGCGGCAGCGCCGGTGGCCTGCTGATCGGCGCGGTGCTCAACCAGCGCCCGGAGCTGTTCAAGGCGGCGATTGCCGAAGTACCGTTCGTCGACGTGCTCAATACCATGCTCGACCCCGAGCTGCCGCTGACCGTCACCGAATACGACGAGTGGGGCAACCCGCAAGAACCCGAGGTGTACGCACGCATCAAGGCCTACGCACCGTATGAAAACGTCCGTGCCCAGGCCTACCCTGCCCTGCTGGTGATTGCCGGGTACAACGACAGCCGCGTGCAGTACTGGGAGGCGGCCAAGTGGGTGGCGCGCCTGCGCGTGACCAAGACCGACGCCAACCTGCTGCTGCTCAAGACCGAAATGGGCGCCGGCCATGGCGGCATGAGCGGACGCTACCAGGGGCTGCGCGATGTGGCATTGGAATACGCCTTCGTATTTAACGTGCTGGGCGTGGTGTAA
- a CDS encoding MFS transporter — translation MTENDYLLAWGLYALAALGCLLVGFRLTGWMWRWLREPLRVVMAVLLLTPTIVDPVKEKFAPAIAIAALDTLFKVGNNALRAAADLAMYGMIAFTLYAVFVLIRWPLERRAKARREQAEAAAKREAEEPVNDEPFAADRSDRYRNPPPAAPLGGSGTRVEPRL, via the coding sequence ATGACCGAGAACGACTATCTGCTCGCCTGGGGCCTCTACGCCCTTGCCGCCCTGGGGTGCCTGTTGGTGGGCTTTCGCCTGACCGGCTGGATGTGGCGTTGGCTGCGCGAACCGCTGCGGGTGGTGATGGCGGTACTGCTGCTGACCCCGACCATCGTCGACCCGGTCAAGGAGAAGTTCGCCCCGGCCATTGCCATTGCCGCTCTCGATACCCTGTTCAAGGTCGGCAACAACGCCCTGCGTGCCGCTGCGGACCTGGCCATGTACGGCATGATCGCCTTCACTCTGTATGCGGTGTTCGTGCTCATCCGCTGGCCGCTGGAGCGGCGTGCCAAAGCCCGCCGCGAGCAGGCCGAAGCGGCTGCCAAGCGTGAGGCCGAAGAACCGGTGAACGATGAGCCGTTTGCCGCCGATCGCAGTGACCGCTACCGTAACCCGCCACCCGCAGCGCCATTGGGCGGCAGTGGCACGCGGGTCGAGCCGCGACTGTAG
- a CDS encoding cyclic nucleotide-binding domain-containing protein: MPEPTHLNNEIRDMLMDCGLFDQLLPGDFQAAAGYFSISSMGEGAQIFNEGDAGTFMCIIHHGVVSVRKTDAEQRQVEIATLRKGRAFGEMAVLDGERRSASCVAASDCQLLNLGKDSLEKMLNDAPKIAAKIIRALAVALSRRLRMQDGQRVAQQV, from the coding sequence ATGCCTGAACCCACCCACCTCAACAACGAAATCCGCGACATGCTCATGGACTGCGGCCTGTTCGACCAGTTGCTGCCTGGCGACTTCCAGGCCGCAGCCGGCTATTTCAGCATCAGCAGCATGGGCGAAGGCGCGCAGATCTTTAACGAAGGCGATGCCGGCACCTTCATGTGCATCATCCATCACGGCGTGGTGTCGGTGCGCAAGACCGACGCCGAGCAGCGCCAGGTAGAAATCGCCACCCTGCGCAAGGGCCGCGCCTTCGGCGAAATGGCTGTGCTCGATGGCGAACGGCGCTCGGCCAGTTGCGTGGCCGCCAGCGATTGCCAGTTGCTCAACCTGGGCAAGGACTCACTGGAAAAGATGCTCAATGACGCACCGAAGATCGCCGCCAAGATCATCCGCGCCCTGGCCGTGGCCCTGTCCCGGCGCCTGCGCATGCAGGACGGTCAGCGCGTGGCGCAGCAGGTCTAG
- a CDS encoding DUF2937 family protein, whose translation MFRSYLRLLLFTCGLLVGLQVPGYIVDYSQRVEAHLLESREGLKGFEDTARRFFNGDLQALLRHYRSSDDPVFTSDANSIESLMIRNRQFEQEWQIVQGPWLAKTWHVLVSANPQLREETLNGYRYQILLNPEALAWGLSCALLLALLVESLLLLLGWVALGGRRKAVQESWR comes from the coding sequence ATGTTCAGAAGTTACCTGCGCTTGCTGTTGTTTACCTGCGGTCTGCTGGTTGGCCTGCAGGTCCCGGGCTATATCGTTGACTACAGCCAGCGGGTCGAGGCGCACCTGCTGGAATCACGCGAGGGCCTCAAGGGCTTTGAGGACACTGCCAGGCGATTTTTCAACGGCGACCTGCAGGCCTTGTTGCGGCATTACCGCAGCAGCGACGATCCGGTGTTCACCAGTGATGCCAACAGCATCGAAAGCCTGATGATCCGCAACCGCCAGTTCGAGCAGGAATGGCAGATTGTGCAAGGGCCGTGGCTGGCGAAAACCTGGCATGTGCTGGTCAGCGCCAACCCGCAATTGCGCGAAGAAACCCTCAACGGCTACCGCTACCAGATCCTCCTCAACCCCGAGGCCCTGGCCTGGGGCCTGAGCTGCGCGCTGCTGCTGGCGCTGCTGGTCGAGAGCCTGCTACTGTTGCTCGGCTGGGTGGCCCTGGGCGGGCGCCGCAAGGCCGTGCAGGAGAGCTGGCGCTAG
- a CDS encoding YcgN family cysteine cluster protein, translated as MTANANPFWMRKTLEQLNPQEWESLCDGCGLCCLQKLEDEDDNSVYYTRIACKLLDLKTCQCSDYPQRMQIVPDCIQLTPGKADQFKWLPTTCGYRLVSEGKDLPGWHHLVCGDREQVHKQRISQSGRMLSEDSVDEDDWEDYLIFRAG; from the coding sequence ATGACTGCCAACGCCAATCCATTCTGGATGCGTAAAACCCTCGAGCAACTCAACCCGCAGGAGTGGGAGTCGCTGTGTGACGGCTGTGGCCTGTGCTGCCTGCAAAAGCTTGAAGATGAAGACGACAACAGCGTCTATTACACGCGGATCGCCTGCAAATTGCTCGACCTCAAGACCTGCCAGTGCAGTGATTATCCGCAGCGCATGCAGATCGTGCCCGATTGCATCCAGCTGACGCCGGGCAAGGCCGATCAGTTCAAATGGCTGCCGACCACCTGTGGTTATCGCCTGGTCAGCGAGGGCAAGGACCTGCCCGGCTGGCATCATCTGGTCTGCGGTGATCGAGAACAGGTGCACAAGCAGCGGATTTCACAATCCGGGCGCATGCTCAGTGAAGACAGCGTCGATGAAGACGATTGGGAAGACTATCTGATATTCCGCGCCGGTTGA
- a CDS encoding LysR family transcriptional regulator → MNLKFLETFVWVARLKSFRLTAEKLFTTQASISSRIAALEADLGVRLLLRDSRGVSLTPEGCKVLEYAEQMLDTAKALKQSLDSDRAKAGRIRIGVMDTVIHTWMSPLVSELMERYPQVEIELVADTALNLREQLQKGFLDVILQTDLLRQESIRSLDLARYPMGWIVASQSIYNRDYASLADLARERIITFSKNSRPHQEVLSLLQAEGVGAPRLNCVNSVAAITRLLRDGFGIGALPPALVSEELARGELVLLPLARQPPSLELVVAWQTGVELVEEVVQLCRNVLQRYARDAGPQRIVLV, encoded by the coding sequence ATGAACCTCAAATTCCTCGAAACCTTCGTCTGGGTGGCCCGGCTCAAGAGCTTTCGCCTGACCGCCGAAAAGCTCTTCACCACCCAGGCCTCGATCTCCAGCCGCATTGCTGCGCTTGAGGCGGACCTTGGGGTCAGGTTGCTGCTGCGCGACTCCCGCGGTGTGAGCCTGACCCCCGAAGGCTGCAAGGTGCTCGAATACGCCGAACAGATGCTCGACACCGCCAAGGCCCTCAAGCAGTCGCTGGACAGCGACCGGGCCAAGGCCGGGCGGATTCGCATTGGCGTGATGGACACGGTGATCCATACCTGGATGAGCCCGCTGGTGTCGGAGCTGATGGAGCGCTACCCCCAGGTGGAAATCGAATTGGTCGCCGATACTGCACTGAACTTGCGTGAACAGCTGCAAAAAGGCTTTCTCGATGTGATTCTGCAAACCGACCTGCTGCGACAGGAAAGCATCCGCAGCCTGGACCTGGCGCGCTACCCCATGGGCTGGATCGTTGCCAGCCAATCGATCTACAACCGCGACTACGCCTCGCTGGCGGACCTCGCCCGCGAACGCATCATCACCTTCTCGAAGAACTCGCGGCCGCACCAGGAAGTGCTCAGTCTGTTGCAGGCCGAAGGCGTCGGCGCACCCCGGCTGAACTGCGTGAACTCGGTGGCTGCGATTACCCGCTTGCTGCGCGACGGTTTTGGTATCGGTGCCCTGCCGCCAGCGCTGGTCAGCGAAGAGCTGGCCCGTGGCGAACTGGTACTGCTGCCGCTGGCCCGGCAACCACCGAGCCTGGAACTGGTGGTGGCCTGGCAGACCGGCGTCGAGCTGGTCGAGGAAGTGGTACAGCTGTGCCGCAATGTTTTGCAGCGCTACGCCCGCGATGCCGGGCCGCAGCGCATCGTGCTGGTCTAG
- a CDS encoding class II glutamine amidotransferase codes for MCELLGMSANVPTDIVFSFTGLMQRGGRTGPHRDGWGIGFYEGRGLRLFQDPAASCESEVANLVQRYPIKSEVVIGHIRQANVGKVCLSNTHPFVRELWGRNWCFAHNGQLGEFKGQATFYRPIGDTDSEAAFCDLLNRVREAFPEPVEVEQLLPVLVEACAGFRGKGVFNCLLSDGDWLFCFCSTKLVHITRRAPFGPARLKDVDMIVDFQAETTPKDVVTVIATEALTENETWHRYEPGQWALWRRGECIAEGQAS; via the coding sequence ATGTGTGAACTACTGGGCATGAGCGCCAATGTGCCGACCGATATCGTTTTCAGCTTCACCGGGCTGATGCAGCGCGGTGGGCGCACCGGTCCGCACCGTGACGGCTGGGGCATCGGCTTCTACGAGGGCCGTGGCTTGCGTCTGTTCCAGGACCCGGCGGCAAGCTGTGAATCGGAAGTCGCCAACCTGGTGCAGCGCTATCCGATCAAGAGCGAGGTGGTGATCGGCCACATTCGCCAGGCCAACGTTGGCAAGGTTTGCCTGTCCAACACCCATCCGTTCGTGCGCGAGCTGTGGGGCCGCAACTGGTGTTTTGCGCACAACGGCCAGCTCGGCGAGTTCAAGGGCCAGGCGACCTTCTACCGGCCGATTGGCGACACCGACAGCGAAGCGGCGTTCTGCGACCTGCTCAACCGCGTACGCGAGGCCTTCCCTGAGCCGGTGGAGGTCGAGCAACTGCTGCCGGTGCTGGTCGAGGCCTGCGCCGGGTTCCGTGGCAAGGGTGTGTTCAACTGCCTGCTCAGCGACGGCGACTGGTTGTTCTGCTTCTGTTCGACCAAGCTTGTGCACATCACCCGACGCGCACCGTTCGGCCCGGCGCGGCTGAAGGACGTCGATATGATCGTCGACTTCCAGGCTGAAACCACCCCTAAAGATGTGGTCACGGTGATCGCCACCGAAGCCCTCACCGAGAACGAAACCTGGCACCGTTACGAGCCCGGCCAATGGGCCCTGTGGCGCCGTGGCGAATGCATCGCCGAAGGCCAGGCCAGCTAA
- a CDS encoding D-2-hydroxyacid dehydrogenase: protein MRVLIAEQDHALYARLLREMAPDLEVLSSGDSAELAALAANSPVWLGQPDLLATLLRQGHQPQWLQSTWAGITPLLAEGLQRDYRLTRAVGIFGQVMAEYMLTYMLGHEREVMARLVSQVERKWDDRPGRSLEGRRVLIVGTGDIGQRVAEFLLPFGVQLYGIASQPREQAPFIEVAGLADLGRLVAEVDYVLNLLPDTPATRDLYDAALFQRFNPEALFINAGRGVAVVDGDLVEALKKGHLAGAVIDVCRQEPLPQRHPFWTAWGLLLTGHSSAPTSPAAMVRLFVENLRAYQAGEALRGEVDFQRGY from the coding sequence ATGCGTGTTTTGATCGCTGAACAGGATCATGCCCTCTACGCTCGCCTGCTGCGCGAGATGGCACCGGACCTGGAGGTCCTGAGCAGTGGTGATTCGGCGGAACTGGCCGCCCTGGCCGCCAACAGCCCGGTATGGCTGGGCCAGCCGGACCTGCTGGCAACCTTGTTGCGCCAGGGCCATCAGCCGCAGTGGCTGCAATCGACCTGGGCCGGGATCACACCGCTGTTGGCTGAAGGCTTGCAGCGCGACTACCGCCTGACCCGGGCGGTGGGCATCTTCGGCCAGGTGATGGCCGAGTACATGCTGACCTACATGCTCGGCCATGAGCGTGAGGTGATGGCACGGTTGGTCAGCCAGGTCGAGCGCAAATGGGATGATCGACCCGGGCGCAGCCTGGAAGGGCGCCGGGTGCTGATTGTCGGGACCGGCGATATCGGCCAGCGGGTGGCGGAGTTTCTGTTGCCGTTTGGCGTGCAGCTGTATGGCATTGCCAGCCAGCCTCGCGAGCAGGCCCCGTTCATCGAAGTGGCCGGCCTGGCTGATCTGGGACGCCTGGTCGCTGAGGTCGACTACGTGCTCAACCTGCTGCCCGACACCCCGGCGACGCGGGATCTGTACGATGCCGCGCTGTTCCAGCGTTTCAACCCCGAGGCCTTGTTCATCAATGCCGGGCGAGGGGTGGCGGTGGTCGATGGCGACCTGGTCGAGGCCTTGAAAAAGGGCCACCTGGCAGGCGCGGTGATCGATGTCTGCCGCCAGGAACCACTGCCTCAGCGCCATCCGTTCTGGACCGCCTGGGGCTTGCTGCTGACCGGGCACAGCTCGGCACCGACCTCGCCGGCGGCGATGGTGCGCTTGTTCGTCGAGAATCTGCGGGCGTATCAGGCGGGTGAAGCGTTGCGTGGGGAAGTGGATTTTCAGCGCGGCTATTAA
- a CDS encoding RNA methyltransferase, translating to MANKRYSCIGLFNPKSAENVGSVMRAAGCYGVNSVFYTGKRYERARDFVTDTKRVHYDIPLIGIDDLQKIIPLGCTPVAVELIDGARPLPEYTHPDRALYIFGPEDGSLDPSVRAWCEETIYIPTNGCMNLAATVNVVLYDRLAKGLNTRSGPKFK from the coding sequence GTGGCGAACAAACGGTACAGCTGCATTGGTCTGTTCAACCCCAAGTCAGCAGAGAACGTCGGTTCCGTGATGCGCGCGGCGGGCTGCTACGGCGTCAACTCGGTGTTCTACACCGGCAAGCGCTATGAGCGCGCCCGCGACTTCGTCACCGACACCAAGCGTGTGCACTACGACATTCCGCTGATCGGCATCGATGACCTGCAGAAGATCATCCCCCTGGGCTGCACACCTGTGGCCGTGGAATTGATCGACGGCGCCCGGCCGCTGCCCGAATACACCCACCCGGACCGCGCCCTCTACATCTTCGGCCCCGAAGACGGCTCCCTCGACCCGAGCGTGCGTGCCTGGTGCGAAGAGACCATCTACATTCCGACCAACGGTTGCATGAACCTTGCCGCCACGGTCAACGTGGTGCTCTACGACCGTCTGGCCAAGGGCCTGAACACCCGCTCCGGGCCGAAGTTCAAGTAA
- a CDS encoding nitroreductase family protein yields MSANPRVADHAINEQFIQRWSPRAFTGEPIDQATLLSFLEAARWAPSAYNSQPWRFLYARRDTPNWERFLGLLNEFNRSWAQHASALVIILSKTTFTAPGASEETPALWHTFDTGSAWGHLALQASLSGWHTHGMAGFDQELTRKELKVPEGYVLHAAVAIGKLGDKASLAEGLQAREVPSPRRPLGELAAEGDFTL; encoded by the coding sequence ATGAGTGCAAATCCTCGCGTTGCCGATCACGCCATCAACGAACAGTTCATTCAGCGCTGGTCACCGCGCGCCTTCACTGGCGAGCCGATCGACCAGGCCACCCTGCTCAGCTTCCTTGAAGCGGCACGCTGGGCGCCGTCGGCCTACAACTCGCAACCTTGGCGCTTTCTCTATGCGCGTCGCGACACGCCGAACTGGGAACGCTTCCTGGGTTTGCTCAACGAGTTCAACCGCAGCTGGGCCCAGCACGCCTCGGCCCTGGTGATCATCCTCTCCAAGACCACCTTTACCGCGCCTGGCGCCAGTGAAGAAACCCCAGCCCTGTGGCACACCTTCGACACCGGCTCCGCCTGGGGCCACCTGGCGTTGCAAGCGAGCCTGAGCGGCTGGCACACCCACGGCATGGCCGGTTTTGACCAGGAGCTGACCCGCAAGGAGCTCAAAGTGCCTGAAGGCTACGTCCTGCACGCGGCCGTGGCGATCGGCAAGCTGGGTGACAAGGCGAGCCTGGCTGAAGGCCTGCAGGCCCGCGAGGTGCCAAGCCCGCGGCGGCCGTTGGGCGAGTTGGCGGCTGAAGGGGACTTCACCCTTTAA
- a CDS encoding 5-oxoprolinase subunit PxpA, which translates to MGESFGSWTMGLDAQVMPYVDCANIACGFHAGDPGIMRKTVALAVASQVRIGAHPAYPDLAGFGRRSMACSVEEIRDLLHYQIGALDGICRTQGTQVAYVKPHGALYNDMMADPLKLRAVLQALAAYDRQLPLMLMATADNSAAQALGDEYGVTLWFEAFADRAYDAAGHLVSRRLPGAVHHDRAVIVEQALRLARGEPLTASDGSALRLQAQTLCVHGDNDSSIAAVRQIRQALDAQVVP; encoded by the coding sequence ATGGGTGAAAGTTTCGGCAGCTGGACCATGGGGCTGGACGCCCAGGTCATGCCCTATGTTGACTGCGCCAACATCGCCTGCGGCTTTCACGCCGGCGACCCTGGGATCATGCGCAAGACCGTGGCCCTGGCCGTGGCCAGCCAGGTGCGCATCGGCGCTCACCCGGCCTACCCGGACCTGGCCGGTTTCGGCCGCCGCTCCATGGCCTGCAGCGTCGAAGAGATTCGCGACCTGCTGCACTACCAGATCGGCGCCCTGGACGGCATTTGCCGTACCCAGGGCACGCAGGTGGCCTACGTCAAACCCCATGGCGCGTTGTACAACGACATGATGGCCGACCCGCTCAAGCTGCGCGCCGTACTCCAAGCGCTGGCCGCTTACGACCGACAGTTGCCGTTGATGCTGATGGCCACCGCCGACAACAGTGCGGCCCAGGCGTTGGGCGATGAATACGGCGTGACCTTGTGGTTCGAGGCCTTCGCCGACCGCGCCTATGACGCCGCCGGCCACCTGGTGTCGCGGCGGCTGCCGGGGGCGGTGCACCATGATCGGGCAGTGATCGTCGAGCAGGCCTTGCGCCTGGCCCGGGGCGAGCCGTTGACCGCCAGCGATGGCAGCGCCTTGCGCTTGCAGGCCCAGACCCTGTGCGTGCATGGCGACAATGACAGCTCGATCGCCGCCGTGCGGCAGATCCGCCAGGCCCTTGATGCCCAGGTGGTGCCATGA
- a CDS encoding MFS transporter has translation MNPSGVQQQVKSRSVAGPFDWYRNINKQERRTFWSCKIGYGLDGMDTQMLSFVIPTLIALWGITTAEAGLIHTSTLIASALGGWIAGILSDRIGRVRTLQLTVLWFAFFTFLCGFAQSYEQLLIARTLMGFGFGGEWTAGAVLIGEVIRAQDRGKAVGMVQSGWAIGWGLTAILYAVLFSLLPPEDAWRALFLLGIVPAVFVIFVRRLVKDPEIYRQAKAAEKTEAPSHFYEIFAPGMLFTTIRASLLTTGALGGYYAITSWLPTFLKNERGLSVLGTGGYLAMVIFGSYIGYVISAYLTDLLGRKKNFILFAVGSFIIVLLYTQMSVSDGVMLWLGFPLGFFASGIFSGMGAFLTELFPTRIRGSGQGFCYNIGRALAAFFPLLIGLLSQKISLGLGIGAFAAVSYGVVILAALSLPETRGKQLDAH, from the coding sequence ATGAACCCATCGGGCGTGCAGCAACAGGTCAAATCCAGGTCTGTGGCGGGACCTTTCGACTGGTACCGTAACATCAACAAGCAGGAACGCCGGACCTTCTGGAGCTGCAAGATCGGTTATGGCCTGGATGGCATGGACACCCAGATGCTCAGCTTCGTCATCCCCACCCTGATCGCCCTGTGGGGCATCACCACCGCCGAGGCCGGGCTGATTCACACCAGCACCCTGATCGCCTCGGCCCTCGGTGGCTGGATCGCCGGCATTCTCTCCGACCGCATCGGCCGCGTGCGCACCCTGCAACTGACGGTGCTGTGGTTTGCATTTTTCACCTTCCTCTGCGGCTTTGCCCAGAGCTACGAGCAGCTGTTGATTGCCCGCACCCTGATGGGCTTTGGCTTTGGCGGTGAATGGACCGCTGGCGCGGTGCTGATCGGTGAGGTGATCCGTGCCCAGGACCGTGGCAAGGCGGTGGGCATGGTGCAGTCCGGCTGGGCCATCGGCTGGGGCCTGACGGCAATCCTGTATGCCGTGCTGTTCTCGCTGCTGCCGCCCGAAGATGCCTGGCGTGCGCTGTTCCTGTTGGGCATCGTGCCGGCGGTGTTCGTGATTTTCGTTCGTCGCCTGGTCAAGGACCCGGAGATCTACCGGCAGGCCAAGGCTGCCGAGAAAACCGAAGCACCTTCGCACTTCTATGAAATCTTCGCCCCGGGCATGCTCTTCACCACGATTCGTGCCTCACTGCTGACCACCGGTGCCCTGGGCGGTTACTACGCCATCACCTCGTGGCTGCCGACCTTCCTCAAGAACGAGCGCGGCCTGAGTGTGCTGGGCACTGGTGGCTACCTGGCGATGGTGATCTTCGGCTCCTACATCGGCTATGTGATCAGTGCCTACCTGACTGACCTGCTGGGGCGGAAAAAGAACTTCATCCTGTTCGCCGTCGGTTCTTTCATCATCGTCCTGCTCTACACCCAGATGTCGGTCAGTGACGGGGTGATGCTGTGGCTGGGTTTCCCCTTGGGTTTTTTCGCCTCGGGAATCTTCAGCGGCATGGGCGCGTTTCTCACCGAGCTGTTTCCCACCCGTATCCGCGGCTCGGGCCAGGGCTTTTGCTACAACATCGGCCGCGCCCTGGCGGCGTTCTTCCCGCTGCTGATCGGCCTGCTCAGCCAGAAGATCTCCCTGGGCCTGGGCATCGGTGCATTTGCCGCGGTGTCCTATGGGGTGGTAATCCTGGCAGCCTTGAGCCTGCCGGAAACCCGCGGCAAACAACTTGACGCCCATTGA
- a CDS encoding YajD family HNH nuclease produces MSSSSSAAATARLDRILADAKRDKEMGYRDKALRMYPHVCGRCAREFAGKRLSELTVHHRDHNHDNNPQDGSNWELLCLYCHDNEHSRYTDQQYFSEGSTSSPSIAKATHNPFAALAGMLKKD; encoded by the coding sequence ATGAGTTCGTCATCCTCTGCCGCCGCCACCGCACGGCTCGACCGCATCCTCGCCGACGCCAAGCGCGACAAGGAAATGGGCTACCGCGACAAGGCCCTGCGCATGTACCCCCACGTGTGTGGCCGCTGCGCCCGAGAGTTTGCCGGCAAGCGCCTGAGCGAGCTGACCGTGCACCACCGCGACCACAACCACGACAACAACCCCCAGGACGGCTCCAACTGGGAGCTGCTGTGCCTGTACTGCCACGACAACGAACACTCGCGCTATACCGACCAGCAGTATTTCAGCGAAGGTTCCACCAGCAGCCCGAGCATCGCCAAGGCCACGCACAATCCGTTCGCGGCCCTGGCCGGCATGCTGAAAAAGGACTGA